In one window of Camelina sativa cultivar DH55 chromosome 15, Cs, whole genome shotgun sequence DNA:
- the LOC104747220 gene encoding protein CTR9 homolog isoform X1 has translation MASVYIPVQNSEEEVRVVLDQLPRDASDILDILKAEQAPLDLWLIIAREYFKQGKIEQFRQILEEGSSSEIDEYYADVKYERIAILNALGAYYSYLGKTETKHREKEEQFILATQYYNKASRIDMHEPSTWVGKGQLLLAKGEIDNALQAFKIVLDTAPDNVPALLGQASVEFNRGRFSESLQLYKRALQVFPGCPAAVRLGIGLCRYKLGQLDKARQAFDRVLQLDPDNVEALVALGIMDLQANDSLGMRKGMERMQQAFEIYPYCASALNYLANHFFFTGQHFLVEQLTETALAVTTHGPTKSHSFYNLARSYHSKGDYEKAGMYYMAAIKETNNKPQEFVFPYFGLGQVQLKLGELKGSVFNFEKVLEVYPDNCETLKALGHLYTQLGQTEKALEYMRKATKLDPRDAQAFVGLGELLIPSDTGAALDAFKMARTLMKKGGQDVPIEVLNDIGALHFEREEFESALDNFKEALGDGIWISFLDQKENLEQMGVSVLGYKDTGIFHRLIESGHSVDVPWNKVTTLFNLARLLEQLHKTEAATFLYRLILFKYPGYIDAYLRLAASAKAQNNLPLAIELVNEALKVDDKNPNALSLLGELELKNDDWVKAKETFRAASDATDGKDSYAILSLGNWNYFAAMRNEKRNPKLEATHLEKAKELYTKVLTQHNSNMYAANGSGIVLAEKGQFDIAKDVFTQVQEAASGSVFLQMPDVWVNLAHVYFAQGNFALTVKMYQNCLRKFFYNTDSQILLYLARTHYEAEQWQECKKTLLRAIHLTPSNYTFRFDLGAVMQKSSSSTLQKKKRTADEVRSTVAEAENAVRVFTQLSAASDLHVHGFDSKKIQTHVQYCSHLLEAAKVHREAAEREELQNRQRLEVARQAALAEEARRKAEEQRKYQLEKRKQEDELRRLKQEEEKFQRIKEQWKTSTPGSHKRKDRVEDDDGEGKPSERRRKKGGKRRKKDKGSRARHYEDDEEEVVTMDDHNEVEDEDGNTNYNREDEMANQETEEPVDDDALAAAGLEDPDVDDDEVQVPASVVRRRRALSSSDEEGELMEDQPNSSPQREREESIREEEGANIEDEEAS, from the exons ATGGCGAGTGTGTACATACCTGTTCAGAATTCGGAAGAGGAAGTTAGGGTTGTTCTTGATCAGCTCCCTCGAGACGCTTCTGATATCCTGGATATCCTCAAAGCCGAACAAGCTCCTCTCGATCTCTGGCTCATCATCGCG AGGGAGTACTTCAAGCAAGGAAAAATTGAACAGTTCCGCCAAATACTAGAGGAAGGGTCAAGTTCTG AAATTGACGAGTACTATGCTGATGTTAAGTACGAGAGAATAGCAATCTTGAACGCTCTAGGTGCGTATTACAGCTACCTTGGTAAAACTGAGACCAAACACAGAGAAAAAGAGGAGCAATTTATCTTGGCAACACAATATTATAACAAAGCATCCAGAATCGATATGCATGAACCTTCCACTTGGGTTGGCAAAG GTCAGCTCTTACTCGCTAAGGGTGAAATAGATAATGCACTTCAGGCTTTCAAGATTGTGTTAGACACTGCCCCTGATAATGTTCCTGCTCTTCTGGGTCAG GCTTCTGTAGAATTTAACCGCGGACGTTTTTCCGAGTCATTACAACTATACAAG AGGGCCTTGCAAGTATTTCCCGGGTGTCCTGCAGCTGTGAGATTGGGAATTGGTCTTTGTCGTTATAAGTTGGGGCAACTAGATAAAGCACGGCAAGCTTTTGATCGTGTTCTGCAG CTAGATCCTGATAATGTTGAGGCTCTTGTGGCACTTGGGATCATGGATTTGCAAGCAAATGATT CTTTAGGAATGAGGAAAGGAATGGAGAGAATGCAGCAAGCATTTGAGATTTATCCCTATTGCGCATCAGCCCTAAATTATTTGGCCAATCACTTTTTTTTCACCGGCCAGCATTTTCTTGTTGAGCAGCTGACTGAAACGGCATTAGCCGTCACAACTCATGGGCCAACAAAGTCACATTCTTTTTACAATTTAGCACGGTCATATCATAGCAAG GGAGACTATGAAAAAGCTGGGATGTACTATATGGCAGCCATCAAGGAAACTAATAATAAGCCACAGGAATTTGTATTTCCTTACTTTG GTTTGGGTCAAGTACAACTAAAGTTGGGGGAGCTTAAAGGATCTGTATTTAACTTTGAGAAAGTATTAGAAGTCTATCCTGATAACTGCGAGACGCTGAAG GCTCTAGGACACTTATACACCCAGCTTGGACAAACTGAGAAGGCCCTTGAGTACATGCGGAAGGCCACAAAACTTGATCCACGTGATGCCCAG GCATTTGTTGGCCTTGGTGAGCTGCTGATACCATCTGACACAGGGGCTGCACTTGACGCCTTCAAAATG GCACGAACCCTCATGAAAAAGGGAGGCCAAGATGTGCCTATAGAAGTCCTAAATGATATTGGTGCTTTACATTTTGAGAGAGAAGAATTTGAG TCTGCGCTTGATAATTTTAAGGAGGCTCTGGGTGATGGAATATGGATTAGCTTCcttgatcaaaaagaaaatttagaacAGATGGGTGTATCTGTTCTAGGATACAAGGATACTGGCATTTTCCATAGGCTGATTGAAAGTGGTCACTCTGTCGATGTACCTTGGAATAAAGTTACAACTTTGTTTAACCTGGCTAGATTACTTGAGCAGCTACACAAAACAGAAGCAGCGACTTTTCTGTATCGGTTGATACTTTTCAAG TATCCTGGCTACATAGATGCTTATTTGAGGCTTGCTGCGAGTGCAAAAGCTCAGAACAATCTTCCTCTGGCCATTGAACTG GTGAATGAAGCTCTGAAAGTGGACGATAAGAATCCAAATGCGTTGTCTCTGCTTGGTGAATTGGAGCTTAAGAATGATGACTGGGTTAAGGCAAAGGAAACCTTTCGAGCTGCTAGTGATGCAACTGATGGGAAGGACTCATATGCTATTCTTTCACTG GGGAACTGGAATTATTTCGCGGCAATGCGCAATGagaaaagaaatccaaaattaGAAGCTACACATCTGGAGAAGGCCAAGGAACTCTATACAAAA GTCCTGACTCAACATAATTCCAACATGTATGCTGCCAACGGTTCTGGCATTGTATTGGCAGAGAAAGGTCAATTTGATATTGCCAAGGATGTTTTTACTCAG GTTCAAGAAGCTGCAAGCGGAAGTGTATTTCTTCAGATGCCTGATGTATGGGTGAATCTGGCTCATGTCTACTTTGCTCAAGGGAATTTTGCCTTAACCGTGAAAATG TATCAAAACTGCTTGCGGAAGTTCTTTTACAACACAGACTCTCAAATTCTTCTTTACTTAGCCCGTACCCATTATGAGGCTGAGCAGTGGCAAGAGTGCAAAAAGACACTATTAAGGGCCATTCACTTGACTCCTTCAAATTACACATTCAGATTTGATTTGGGTGCTGTAATGCAgaaatcatcatcttccacactgcaaaagaaaaaaagaacagcTGATGAG GTGCGCTCAACAGTTGCAGAAGCAGAGAATGCTGTACGTGTATTCACTCAATTGTCTGCTGCTTCAGACCTCCATGTTCATGGGTTTGATagcaaaaaaatacaaactcaCGTTCAGTATTGCTCGCACCTGCTGGAAGCAGCGAAAGTTCACCGTGAAGCAGCTGAGCGTGAGGAGCTGCAGAACCGACAGAGACTAGAAGTTGCTCGTCAGGCTGCTTTGGCAGAAGAAGCACGCCGTAAAGCTGAAGAACAGAGGAAATACCAG TTGGAGAAACGAAAACAGGAGGATGAGCTGAGACGCctaaagcaagaagaagaaaaatttcaaCGTATAAAG GAACAATGGAAGACCTCCACTCCTGGATCTCATAAGCGGAAGGATAgggtggaagatgatgatggggAAGGTAAGCCCAGTGAgcggagaagaaagaaaggcggaaagagaagaaagaaggacaAAGGCTCAAGGGCTCGACACTacgaggatgatgaagaagaagttgttacTATGGATGATCACAATGaagtggaagatgaagatggtaACACAAATTATAACAGGGAAGATGAGATGGCGAATCAAGAAACTGAGGAACCTGTGGATGATGATGCTCTAGCAGCTGCTGGTCTCGAAGATcctgatgttgatgatgatgag GTACAGGTGCCTGCTTCGGTTGTGAGACGAAGAAGGGCGCTATCATCATCAGATGAAGAAGGTGAATTGATGGAGGATCAGCCAAATTCAagcccacagagagagagagaagagagcatTAGGGAAGAAGAAGGTGCTAACATAGAGGATGAAGAGGCCAGTTGA
- the LOC104747220 gene encoding protein CTR9 homolog isoform X2, producing MASVYIPVQNSEEEVRVVLDQLPRDASDILDILKAEQAPLDLWLIIAREYFKQGKIEQFRQILEEGSSSEIDEYYADVKYERIAILNALGAYYSYLGKTETKHREKEEQFILATQYYNKASRIDMHEPSTWVGKGQLLLAKGEIDNALQAFKIVLDTAPDNVPALLGQASVEFNRGRFSESLQLYKRALQVFPGCPAAVRLGIGLCRYKLGQLDKARQAFDRVLQLDPDNVEALVALGIMDLQANDSLGMRKGMERMQQAFEIYPYCASALNYLANHFFFTGQHFLVEQLTETALAVTTHGPTKSHSFYNLARSYHSKGDYEKAGMYYMAAIKETNNKPQEFVFPYFGLGQVQLKLGELKGSVFNFEKVLEVYPDNCETLKALGHLYTQLGQTEKALEYMRKATKLDPRDAQAFVGLGELLIPSDTGAALDAFKMARTLMKKGGQDVPIEVLNDIGALHFEREEFESALDNFKEALGDGIWISFLDQKENLEQMGVSVLGYKDTGIFHRLIESGHSVDVPWNKVTTLFNLARLLEQLHKTEAATFLYRLILFKYPGYIDAYLRLAASAKAQNNLPLAIELVNEALKVDDKNPNALSLLGELELKNDDWVKAKETFRAASDATDGKDSYAILSLGNWNYFAAMRNEKRNPKLEATHLEKAKELYTKVLTQHNSNMYAANGSGIVLAEKGQFDIAKDVFTQVQEAASGSVFLQMPDVWVNLAHVYFAQGNFALTVKMYQNCLRKFFYNTDSQILLYLARTHYEAEQWQECKKTLLRAIHLTPSNYTFRFDLGAVMQKSSSSTLQKKKRTADEVRSTVAEAENAVRVFTQLSAASDLHVHGFDSKKIQTHVQYCSHLLEAAKVHREAAEREELQNRQRLEVARQAALAEEARRKAEEQRKYQLEKRKQEDELRRLKQEEEKFQRIKEQWKTSTPGSHKRKDRVEDDDGEGKPSERRRKKGGKRRKKDKGSRARHYEDDEEEVVTMDDHNEVEDEDGNTNYNREDEMANQETEEPVDDDALAAAGLEDPDVDDDEVPASVVRRRRALSSSDEEGELMEDQPNSSPQREREESIREEEGANIEDEEAS from the exons ATGGCGAGTGTGTACATACCTGTTCAGAATTCGGAAGAGGAAGTTAGGGTTGTTCTTGATCAGCTCCCTCGAGACGCTTCTGATATCCTGGATATCCTCAAAGCCGAACAAGCTCCTCTCGATCTCTGGCTCATCATCGCG AGGGAGTACTTCAAGCAAGGAAAAATTGAACAGTTCCGCCAAATACTAGAGGAAGGGTCAAGTTCTG AAATTGACGAGTACTATGCTGATGTTAAGTACGAGAGAATAGCAATCTTGAACGCTCTAGGTGCGTATTACAGCTACCTTGGTAAAACTGAGACCAAACACAGAGAAAAAGAGGAGCAATTTATCTTGGCAACACAATATTATAACAAAGCATCCAGAATCGATATGCATGAACCTTCCACTTGGGTTGGCAAAG GTCAGCTCTTACTCGCTAAGGGTGAAATAGATAATGCACTTCAGGCTTTCAAGATTGTGTTAGACACTGCCCCTGATAATGTTCCTGCTCTTCTGGGTCAG GCTTCTGTAGAATTTAACCGCGGACGTTTTTCCGAGTCATTACAACTATACAAG AGGGCCTTGCAAGTATTTCCCGGGTGTCCTGCAGCTGTGAGATTGGGAATTGGTCTTTGTCGTTATAAGTTGGGGCAACTAGATAAAGCACGGCAAGCTTTTGATCGTGTTCTGCAG CTAGATCCTGATAATGTTGAGGCTCTTGTGGCACTTGGGATCATGGATTTGCAAGCAAATGATT CTTTAGGAATGAGGAAAGGAATGGAGAGAATGCAGCAAGCATTTGAGATTTATCCCTATTGCGCATCAGCCCTAAATTATTTGGCCAATCACTTTTTTTTCACCGGCCAGCATTTTCTTGTTGAGCAGCTGACTGAAACGGCATTAGCCGTCACAACTCATGGGCCAACAAAGTCACATTCTTTTTACAATTTAGCACGGTCATATCATAGCAAG GGAGACTATGAAAAAGCTGGGATGTACTATATGGCAGCCATCAAGGAAACTAATAATAAGCCACAGGAATTTGTATTTCCTTACTTTG GTTTGGGTCAAGTACAACTAAAGTTGGGGGAGCTTAAAGGATCTGTATTTAACTTTGAGAAAGTATTAGAAGTCTATCCTGATAACTGCGAGACGCTGAAG GCTCTAGGACACTTATACACCCAGCTTGGACAAACTGAGAAGGCCCTTGAGTACATGCGGAAGGCCACAAAACTTGATCCACGTGATGCCCAG GCATTTGTTGGCCTTGGTGAGCTGCTGATACCATCTGACACAGGGGCTGCACTTGACGCCTTCAAAATG GCACGAACCCTCATGAAAAAGGGAGGCCAAGATGTGCCTATAGAAGTCCTAAATGATATTGGTGCTTTACATTTTGAGAGAGAAGAATTTGAG TCTGCGCTTGATAATTTTAAGGAGGCTCTGGGTGATGGAATATGGATTAGCTTCcttgatcaaaaagaaaatttagaacAGATGGGTGTATCTGTTCTAGGATACAAGGATACTGGCATTTTCCATAGGCTGATTGAAAGTGGTCACTCTGTCGATGTACCTTGGAATAAAGTTACAACTTTGTTTAACCTGGCTAGATTACTTGAGCAGCTACACAAAACAGAAGCAGCGACTTTTCTGTATCGGTTGATACTTTTCAAG TATCCTGGCTACATAGATGCTTATTTGAGGCTTGCTGCGAGTGCAAAAGCTCAGAACAATCTTCCTCTGGCCATTGAACTG GTGAATGAAGCTCTGAAAGTGGACGATAAGAATCCAAATGCGTTGTCTCTGCTTGGTGAATTGGAGCTTAAGAATGATGACTGGGTTAAGGCAAAGGAAACCTTTCGAGCTGCTAGTGATGCAACTGATGGGAAGGACTCATATGCTATTCTTTCACTG GGGAACTGGAATTATTTCGCGGCAATGCGCAATGagaaaagaaatccaaaattaGAAGCTACACATCTGGAGAAGGCCAAGGAACTCTATACAAAA GTCCTGACTCAACATAATTCCAACATGTATGCTGCCAACGGTTCTGGCATTGTATTGGCAGAGAAAGGTCAATTTGATATTGCCAAGGATGTTTTTACTCAG GTTCAAGAAGCTGCAAGCGGAAGTGTATTTCTTCAGATGCCTGATGTATGGGTGAATCTGGCTCATGTCTACTTTGCTCAAGGGAATTTTGCCTTAACCGTGAAAATG TATCAAAACTGCTTGCGGAAGTTCTTTTACAACACAGACTCTCAAATTCTTCTTTACTTAGCCCGTACCCATTATGAGGCTGAGCAGTGGCAAGAGTGCAAAAAGACACTATTAAGGGCCATTCACTTGACTCCTTCAAATTACACATTCAGATTTGATTTGGGTGCTGTAATGCAgaaatcatcatcttccacactgcaaaagaaaaaaagaacagcTGATGAG GTGCGCTCAACAGTTGCAGAAGCAGAGAATGCTGTACGTGTATTCACTCAATTGTCTGCTGCTTCAGACCTCCATGTTCATGGGTTTGATagcaaaaaaatacaaactcaCGTTCAGTATTGCTCGCACCTGCTGGAAGCAGCGAAAGTTCACCGTGAAGCAGCTGAGCGTGAGGAGCTGCAGAACCGACAGAGACTAGAAGTTGCTCGTCAGGCTGCTTTGGCAGAAGAAGCACGCCGTAAAGCTGAAGAACAGAGGAAATACCAG TTGGAGAAACGAAAACAGGAGGATGAGCTGAGACGCctaaagcaagaagaagaaaaatttcaaCGTATAAAG GAACAATGGAAGACCTCCACTCCTGGATCTCATAAGCGGAAGGATAgggtggaagatgatgatggggAAGGTAAGCCCAGTGAgcggagaagaaagaaaggcggaaagagaagaaagaaggacaAAGGCTCAAGGGCTCGACACTacgaggatgatgaagaagaagttgttacTATGGATGATCACAATGaagtggaagatgaagatggtaACACAAATTATAACAGGGAAGATGAGATGGCGAATCAAGAAACTGAGGAACCTGTGGATGATGATGCTCTAGCAGCTGCTGGTCTCGAAGATcctgatgttgatgatgatgag GTGCCTGCTTCGGTTGTGAGACGAAGAAGGGCGCTATCATCATCAGATGAAGAAGGTGAATTGATGGAGGATCAGCCAAATTCAagcccacagagagagagagaagagagcatTAGGGAAGAAGAAGGTGCTAACATAGAGGATGAAGAGGCCAGTTGA
- the LOC104747219 gene encoding growth-regulating factor 6 codes for MATRIPFTESQWEELENQALVFKYLAANVPVPPHLLFLIKRPFLFSSSSSSSSSSSPSSPSPSSFFSPTLSPHFGWNVYEMGMGRKIDAEPGRCRRTDGKKWRCSKEAYPDSKYCERHMHRGKNRSSSRKPPPPQFTPNLFLESSLSSSRVSRRRRSGYMDDFFSIEPSGSIKSCSGLAMEDDEGSCREKQPDRHCFILGTDLGTRERPLMLDEEKLKQRDDEDEEEQRSKRLYRFLDEWPSSKSSVSTSLFI; via the exons atggCAACTAGGATTCCATTCACAGAGTCACAGTGGGAAGAGCTTGAAAACCAAGCTCTTGTGTTCAAGTACTTAGCTGCAAATGTTCCAGTTCCACctcatcttctcttcctcatcaaaagaccttttctcttctcctcttcttcttcttcttcttcttcttcttctccttcttcccctTCACCGTCAAGCTTCTTCTCTCCCACTCTTTCTCCACACT TTGGGTGGAATGTGTACGAGATGGGAATGGGAAGAAAGATAGATGCAGAGCCAGGAAGATGTAGAAGAACTGATGGCAAGAAATGGAGATGCTCCAAAGAAGCTTATCCTGACTCCAAGTACTGTGAGAGGCATATGCACAGAGGCAAGAACCGTTCTTCCTCAAGaaagcctcctcctcctcaattCACGCCAAATCTCTTTCTCgagtcttctctctcttcttccag ggtaagtagaagaagaagaagtggataCATGGATGATTTCTTCTCTATAGAACCTTCCGGATCAATCAAAAGCTGCTCTGGCTTAGCaatggaagatgatgaaggCTCATGTAGGGAGAAGCAGCCGGATCGACATTGCTTCATCCTTGGTACTGACTTGGGGACGCGTGAGAGACCATTGATGCTTGATGAGGAGAAGTTgaaacaaagagatgatgaagacgaagaagagcaaAGGAGCAAGAGGCTTTATAGGTTTCTTGATGAATGGCCTTCTTCTAAATCTTCTGTTTCTACTTCGCTCTTCATTTGA